One segment of Streptomyces roseifaciens DNA contains the following:
- a CDS encoding SMI1/KNR4 family protein, whose product MTTGRLGQQAAPPNAAYAGQVVHFPDPVRASRYPKGVRMDDEGRPDFSPYARAAAEIAEPPEGFGVDELRLTDYVSANAALHAAGHELWASLPSVATPHGWTWHHVVGTRRLELVPAEVKALLRHHGGLATAAVDQDKRGTRPLQETRPVHFVLPQRDLAVTEEQVQGVEEDLGYRLPGAYRAFLKAAGGCAPVGAALDAELGLLIDQPFFTVRDEAAVNDLVYVNKCLRDHFTKDYLGVGFAQGGVLAVKVKGEAIGSVWFCPYDDARDRDGWTVQERVERLLLPCGEDFDVFLSRLAGGPPELETVAGLMVDGGFAYAVPVEG is encoded by the coding sequence ATGACGACAGGTCGGCTCGGGCAGCAGGCCGCGCCACCGAATGCGGCCTACGCCGGGCAGGTCGTGCACTTCCCGGACCCGGTCCGCGCCAGCCGCTATCCCAAGGGAGTGCGGATGGACGACGAGGGCCGTCCGGACTTCTCGCCGTACGCACGGGCGGCCGCGGAGATCGCGGAACCGCCCGAGGGCTTCGGCGTGGACGAGCTGCGGCTGACCGACTACGTGTCGGCGAACGCGGCGCTGCACGCCGCGGGCCACGAGCTGTGGGCCAGCCTGCCCTCGGTGGCGACGCCGCACGGCTGGACGTGGCACCACGTCGTGGGCACGCGCCGGCTGGAGCTGGTGCCCGCGGAGGTGAAGGCGCTGCTGCGGCACCACGGCGGGCTGGCGACGGCCGCCGTGGACCAGGACAAGCGGGGCACGCGCCCGCTGCAGGAGACCCGGCCGGTGCACTTCGTGCTGCCGCAGCGGGACCTCGCGGTGACCGAGGAACAGGTGCAGGGCGTCGAGGAGGACCTCGGCTACCGCCTCCCGGGCGCGTACCGGGCGTTCCTGAAGGCCGCGGGCGGCTGCGCCCCGGTGGGCGCCGCGCTGGACGCGGAGCTGGGCCTGCTGATCGACCAGCCGTTCTTCACCGTGCGCGACGAGGCGGCCGTGAACGACCTCGTCTACGTCAACAAGTGTCTGCGCGACCACTTCACCAAGGACTATCTGGGCGTGGGATTCGCCCAGGGCGGCGTGCTCGCCGTCAAGGTGAAGGGCGAGGCGATCGGTTCGGTGTGGTTCTGCCCCTACGACGACGCGCGCGACCGGGACGGCTGGACGGTGCAGGAGCGGGTGGAGCGGCTGCTGCTGCCCTGTGGTGAGGACTTCGACGTGTTTTTGTCGCGCTTGGCGGGTGGTCCGCCGGAGCTGGAGACGGTCGCCGGCCTGATGGTGGACGGCGGCTTCGCCTACGCCGTCCCGGTGGAGGGGTGA
- a CDS encoding YwqJ-related putative deaminase, with protein MHTTQDRPPADDHGTAASGDPRLTWSTEDADRPPALLHRRDGILPAVAAALSVRGETLTCTAGKAEVPPALHPLVQDFLDTLTSDRRERFTGRCPEALLLTRFLGAFESARSKRASRKPLTHGEARRALKHAKLTARHIREDGDPRHGAYAPPCRSCTALLSHFGVRSVDPAAPAKASPAKAAISKAATKASITKDRG; from the coding sequence ATGCACACGACTCAGGACCGACCGCCCGCCGACGACCACGGCACGGCGGCCTCCGGCGACCCCCGGCTCACCTGGAGCACGGAGGACGCCGACCGGCCCCCCGCCCTGCTGCACCGCCGCGACGGCATACTGCCCGCCGTGGCCGCCGCCCTCTCCGTCCGTGGAGAGACGCTGACCTGCACCGCGGGCAAGGCCGAGGTGCCTCCTGCGCTGCACCCGCTGGTCCAGGACTTCCTCGACACCCTCACCAGCGACCGGCGCGAGCGCTTCACCGGCCGCTGCCCCGAGGCGCTCCTCCTGACCCGCTTCCTCGGCGCCTTCGAGAGCGCGCGCAGCAAACGCGCCTCCCGCAAACCGCTGACCCACGGCGAGGCCCGGCGCGCCCTCAAGCACGCCAAGCTCACCGCCCGGCACATCCGTGAGGACGGCGACCCGCGGCACGGCGCGTACGCCCCGCCCTGCCGCTCCTGTACGGCGCTGCTGAGCCATTTCGGCGTACGCAGCGTCGACCCCGCCGCCCCCGCGAAGGCCTCCCCCGCCAAGGCCGCCATCTCCAAGGCCGCCACGAAGGCCTCCATCACCAAGGACAGGGGCTGA
- a CDS encoding SUKH-3 domain-containing protein: MRAFDRTAATRFPAAVDAALREAGWQPGRWDIKAAENWADALRAHTSPAGHRHTVFPAAVEAWAEFGGLHIAGTGTGRHIAPTPFHIDPLHGLHLARTVADLGRALGAEVCPLGQEADGQALLAIDAHGRVYSLDHTGDWYLGSDIDHAIATLVNGTRPSRLSAGMGRR; encoded by the coding sequence ATGCGCGCCTTCGACCGCACCGCGGCCACCCGCTTCCCGGCCGCCGTGGACGCCGCCCTGCGCGAGGCCGGGTGGCAGCCCGGGCGCTGGGACATCAAGGCCGCCGAGAACTGGGCCGACGCCCTGCGCGCCCACACCTCCCCGGCCGGGCACCGGCACACCGTCTTCCCGGCCGCCGTCGAGGCCTGGGCGGAGTTCGGGGGCCTGCACATCGCCGGGACCGGGACCGGGCGGCACATCGCCCCCACGCCCTTCCACATCGACCCGCTGCACGGGCTCCACCTCGCGCGCACCGTCGCCGACCTGGGGCGCGCGCTGGGGGCCGAGGTGTGCCCGCTCGGGCAGGAGGCGGACGGGCAGGCGCTGCTCGCCATCGACGCCCACGGCCGCGTCTACAGCCTCGACCACACCGGCGACTGGTACCTCGGCTCGGACATCGACCACGCCATCGCCACGCTCGTCAACGGCACCCGGCCCTCGCGGCTGTCGGCGGGCATGGGACGCCGCTGA
- a CDS encoding sensor histidine kinase — protein MTTTGANAEAGVRGAPDGPWWWARRRSMVLDVVLALVSALECAAEGAGFADEHGGPVALAVVVGALVGGTLLFRRRWPVAVVLLGIAITPAELGFLLGIVGLYTLAASDVPRRLTVVLAGVSVAGTFLVTFIKFQRDIAAGEGYQPGPWMMLFFASLVALGLTAPPVLLGLYVGARRRLVESLRERADGLERELSLLAERAEERAVWARNEERTRIAREMHDVVAHRVSLMVVHAAALQAVALKDPEKASRNAGLVGDMGRQALTELREMLGVLRTSSEGMVPEASSAADSRRLAEVAAAASARVTAGVGAGAAGGTAAPVSEQPASGDGPCLDGLEDLVGQSRAAGMAVELSVEGVERAYGARVESTAYRVVQEALTNVHKHAPGAKAVVRVAHREDEVALQVENGPSEGGAAAPGLPSGGNGLVGMRERVSALGGVFVSGATDAGGFRVSAVIPAIVESGGSPA, from the coding sequence ATGACCACAACGGGGGCAAACGCGGAGGCGGGCGTGCGCGGCGCGCCGGACGGGCCTTGGTGGTGGGCGCGGCGGCGCAGCATGGTGCTCGACGTCGTGCTGGCGCTGGTGTCCGCCCTGGAGTGCGCGGCGGAGGGCGCGGGATTCGCGGACGAGCACGGGGGCCCGGTGGCGCTCGCCGTCGTGGTGGGTGCGCTCGTCGGCGGCACGCTGCTGTTCCGGCGCCGGTGGCCGGTGGCCGTGGTGCTGCTGGGCATCGCGATCACACCGGCCGAGCTGGGCTTCCTGCTCGGCATCGTCGGCCTGTACACGCTGGCCGCGTCGGACGTGCCGCGCCGGCTGACCGTCGTCCTCGCCGGGGTGTCGGTGGCGGGGACCTTCCTCGTGACGTTCATCAAGTTCCAGCGCGACATAGCCGCCGGGGAGGGGTACCAGCCGGGCCCCTGGATGATGCTGTTCTTCGCGTCGCTGGTGGCGCTGGGGCTCACGGCGCCGCCCGTGCTCCTGGGGCTCTACGTGGGGGCGCGGCGGCGGCTCGTGGAGAGCCTGCGGGAACGCGCGGACGGCCTGGAGCGCGAGCTGTCGCTGCTCGCGGAGCGGGCCGAGGAGCGCGCGGTGTGGGCGCGCAACGAGGAGCGCACGCGGATCGCGCGCGAGATGCACGACGTGGTGGCCCACCGGGTGTCGCTGATGGTCGTCCACGCGGCCGCGCTGCAGGCGGTGGCCCTGAAGGACCCCGAGAAGGCGTCGCGGAACGCGGGCCTGGTGGGCGACATGGGCCGGCAGGCGCTGACGGAGCTGCGGGAGATGCTCGGCGTGCTGCGGACCTCCTCCGAGGGCATGGTGCCGGAGGCGTCCTCGGCGGCGGACTCGCGGCGGCTGGCGGAGGTCGCGGCGGCGGCCTCGGCGCGGGTGACCGCGGGCGTGGGCGCCGGTGCCGCGGGCGGGACCGCCGCCCCCGTGAGCGAGCAGCCTGCGTCCGGTGACGGTCCGTGTCTGGACGGCCTGGAGGATCTCGTCGGCCAGTCGCGGGCGGCGGGCATGGCCGTCGAGCTGTCCGTGGAGGGCGTGGAGCGTGCGTACGGCGCACGGGTGGAGAGCACGGCGTACCGCGTGGTGCAGGAAGCGCTGACCAACGTCCACAAGCACGCGCCGGGGGCGAAGGCCGTCGTGCGCGTGGCGCACCGCGAGGACGAGGTCGCGCTGCAGGTGGAGAACGGGCCGTCGGAGGGCGGCGCCGCCGCACCGGGCCTGCCGAGCGGCGGCAACGGCCTGGTGGGGATGCGCGAGCGGGTCTCGGCGCTGGGCGGGGTCTTCGTGTCGGGCGCCACCGACGCGGGCGGCTTCCGGGTGTCGGCGGTGATCCCGGCGATCGTGGAGAGCGGGGGCTCGCCGGCCTGA
- the glmU gene encoding bifunctional UDP-N-acetylglucosamine diphosphorylase/glucosamine-1-phosphate N-acetyltransferase GlmU, whose protein sequence is MSANRPAAVVVLAAGEGTRMKSATPKVLHAICGRSLVGHVVAASRELDPEHLVVIVGHAREQVSAHLAQIDPEVRTAVQYEQNGTGHAVRMGLEELSNSGIALDGTVVVVCGDTPLLTGATLKTLSDTHAADGNAVTVLSAEVPDATGYGRIVRDDSGAVTAIVEHKDATEGQRAIREINSGVFAFDAQLLTDALGKVRTDNSQGEEYLTDVLGILREAGHRVGAAVAGDHREILGINNRVQLAEARRLLNERLLHAAMMSGVTVVDPASTWIDVTVTFEPDVLVHPGTQLTGATSLATGSEVGPNTRLADTAVGAGARVDNTVADSALIGEGATVGPFAYLRPGTKLGPKSKAGAYVEMKNAEIGEGTKVPHLSYVGDATIGEYSNIGAASVFVNYDGVNKHHTTIGSHCRTGSDNMFVAPVTIGDGAYTAAGSVITKDVPPGSLAVARGQQRNIEGWVARKRPGSAAAQAASAARRETDGEQ, encoded by the coding sequence GTGAGCGCCAACCGCCCGGCAGCCGTCGTCGTTCTCGCAGCGGGTGAGGGCACCCGCATGAAGTCGGCGACCCCCAAGGTCCTGCACGCCATCTGCGGACGTTCCCTCGTCGGCCACGTCGTCGCCGCCTCCCGCGAGCTGGACCCCGAGCACCTCGTCGTGATCGTCGGGCACGCACGCGAGCAGGTCTCCGCACACCTCGCACAGATCGACCCCGAGGTCCGCACCGCCGTCCAGTACGAGCAGAACGGCACCGGCCACGCCGTGCGCATGGGCCTCGAGGAGCTGTCGAACAGCGGCATCGCCCTCGACGGGACCGTGGTCGTCGTCTGCGGCGACACCCCGCTGCTGACCGGCGCCACGCTCAAGACCCTCAGCGACACCCACGCCGCCGACGGCAACGCCGTCACCGTGCTGTCCGCCGAGGTCCCCGACGCGACGGGCTACGGGCGGATCGTCCGCGACGACAGCGGCGCCGTGACCGCGATCGTCGAGCACAAGGACGCCACGGAGGGGCAGCGCGCGATCCGGGAGATCAACTCCGGGGTGTTCGCGTTCGACGCCCAGCTGCTGACGGACGCGCTCGGCAAGGTGCGCACGGACAACAGCCAGGGCGAGGAGTACCTGACCGACGTCCTGGGCATCCTGCGCGAGGCCGGGCACCGCGTCGGCGCCGCGGTCGCCGGCGATCACCGGGAGATCCTGGGGATCAACAACCGCGTCCAGCTCGCCGAGGCCCGCAGACTGCTCAACGAGCGGCTGCTGCACGCGGCGATGATGAGCGGCGTGACGGTCGTGGACCCGGCGTCGACCTGGATCGACGTCACCGTCACCTTCGAGCCCGACGTGCTCGTCCACCCCGGCACCCAGCTGACCGGCGCCACCAGCCTGGCCACCGGCAGCGAGGTCGGGCCGAACACGCGCCTGGCGGACACCGCCGTGGGCGCCGGCGCCCGCGTCGACAACACCGTCGCGGACTCGGCGCTGATCGGCGAGGGCGCGACCGTCGGCCCGTTCGCCTACCTGCGCCCGGGGACGAAGCTCGGCCCGAAGTCGAAGGCCGGCGCGTACGTCGAGATGAAGAACGCCGAGATCGGCGAGGGCACCAAGGTGCCGCACCTGTCGTACGTCGGTGACGCGACGATCGGCGAGTACTCCAACATCGGCGCGGCGAGCGTCTTCGTGAACTACGACGGTGTGAACAAGCACCACACGACGATCGGCTCGCACTGCCGCACCGGATCGGACAACATGTTTGTGGCTCCGGTCACGATCGGGGACGGCGCGTACACCGCCGCCGGCTCGGTCATCACCAAGGATGTGCCCCCGGGTTCGCTGGCCGTCGCACGTGGACAGCAGCGGAATATCGAGGGCTGGGTGGCACGTAAGCGCCCGGGAAGCGCAGCCGCACAGGCCGCTTCCGCCGCTCGCCGGGAGACCGACGGCGAGCAGTGA
- a CDS encoding ribose-phosphate diphosphokinase, with amino-acid sequence MTGIKTTGEKKLMLFSGRAHPELAEEVAHQLGVGLVPTKAFDFANGEIYVRFQESARGADCFLMQSHTAPINKWVMEQLIMIDALKRASARSITVVVPFYGYARQDKKHRGREPISARLIADLFKTAGADRILTVDLHTDQIQGFFDGPVDHLFALPILADYVGAKVDREKLTVVSPDAGRVRVADRWCDRLGAPLAIVHKRRDKDVANQVTVHEVVGDVKGRVCVLVDDMIDTGGTICAAADALFANGAEDVIVTATHGVLSGPAADRLKNSKVSEFVFTNTLPTPGELELDKITVLSIAPTIARAVREVFEDGSVTSLFEEQ; translated from the coding sequence GTGACCGGGATCAAGACGACCGGCGAGAAGAAGCTGATGCTCTTCTCCGGCCGCGCCCACCCCGAGCTTGCCGAGGAGGTCGCGCACCAGCTGGGCGTCGGCCTGGTCCCGACCAAGGCATTCGACTTCGCCAACGGCGAGATCTACGTCCGCTTCCAGGAGTCGGCACGTGGCGCGGACTGCTTCCTGATGCAGAGCCACACGGCTCCCATCAACAAGTGGGTCATGGAGCAGCTGATCATGATCGACGCGCTGAAGCGCGCGTCGGCCCGCTCCATCACCGTGGTCGTGCCGTTCTACGGCTACGCCCGCCAGGACAAGAAGCACCGCGGCCGCGAGCCGATCTCGGCCCGTCTGATCGCCGATCTGTTCAAGACGGCGGGCGCGGACCGGATCCTCACGGTCGACCTGCACACGGACCAGATCCAGGGCTTCTTCGACGGCCCGGTCGACCACCTGTTCGCGCTGCCGATCCTCGCCGACTACGTGGGCGCCAAGGTCGACCGCGAGAAGCTGACGGTCGTCTCCCCGGACGCCGGCCGCGTGCGCGTCGCCGACCGCTGGTGCGACCGCCTCGGCGCCCCGCTCGCCATCGTCCACAAGCGCCGTGACAAGGATGTCGCCAACCAGGTGACGGTGCACGAGGTCGTCGGTGACGTGAAGGGCCGCGTCTGCGTCCTGGTCGACGACATGATCGACACCGGTGGCACGATCTGCGCCGCCGCGGACGCCCTGTTCGCCAACGGCGCCGAGGACGTCATCGTGACGGCCACGCACGGTGTGCTCTCCGGCCCCGCCGCGGACCGCCTGAAGAACTCCAAGGTGAGCGAGTTCGTCTTCACCAACACCCTGCCGACCCCGGGTGAGCTGGAGCTCGACAAGATCACGGTGCTGTCGATCGCCCCGACGATCGCGCGCGCCGTGCGCGAGGTCTTCGAGGACGGCTCGGTCACGAGCCTCTTCGAGGAGCAGTGA
- a CDS encoding 50S ribosomal protein L25/general stress protein Ctc codes for MAEIKIPAQVRAEFGKGAARRIRRANQVPAVIYGHGGEPVHVTLPGHDLMMALKTPNVLLSLDIEGRDELVIPKAVQRDALKGFLEHVDLLVVKRGETVTVEVPVQTEGDLAPGGNLLEHTLTALPVEAEATHIPEAITVSIAGLEAGASVLAKDVVLPAGVALAVDADAVVLHVVAGSTEAAAESTEA; via the coding sequence ATGGCCGAGATCAAGATCCCCGCCCAGGTCCGTGCCGAGTTCGGCAAGGGCGCCGCCCGTCGCATCCGCCGCGCCAACCAGGTTCCCGCGGTCATCTACGGCCACGGCGGCGAGCCGGTCCACGTCACCCTGCCGGGCCACGACCTGATGATGGCTCTGAAGACCCCGAACGTCCTGCTCTCCCTGGACATCGAGGGCCGCGACGAGCTCGTCATCCCCAAGGCCGTCCAGCGTGACGCCCTCAAGGGCTTCCTCGAGCACGTCGACCTGCTGGTCGTCAAGCGCGGCGAGACCGTCACCGTCGAGGTCCCGGTCCAGACCGAGGGCGACCTGGCCCCGGGCGGCAACCTGCTCGAGCACACCCTGACCGCCCTGCCGGTCGAGGCCGAGGCCACCCACATCCCCGAGGCCATCACCGTCTCCATCGCGGGCCTGGAGGCCGGCGCCTCCGTCCTGGCCAAGGACGTCGTCCTGCCGGCCGGTGTCGCGCTGGCCGTCGACGCCGACGCCGTCGTCCTGCACGTCGTCGCCGGTTCCACCGAGGCTGCGGCCGAGAGCACCGAGGCCTGA
- the pth gene encoding aminoacyl-tRNA hydrolase encodes MTDDSSPWLIVGLGNPGPEYAGNRHNVGFMVADLLAERMGAKFKAHKARAQVVEGRLGAPGPSSRRVVVAKPMSFMNLSGGPTAALRDFYKVPADRVIAVHDELDIDYGTLRLKLGGGDNGHNGLKSITKALGPDYCRVRFGIGRPPGRMQVADFVLKDFSSTERKELDYQVDRAADAVEALIVDGLERAQNTYNI; translated from the coding sequence ATGACGGACGACTCCAGCCCCTGGCTGATCGTGGGCCTGGGCAACCCCGGGCCGGAGTACGCGGGCAACCGCCACAACGTGGGGTTCATGGTCGCGGACCTGCTCGCGGAGCGCATGGGCGCGAAGTTCAAGGCGCACAAGGCGCGGGCGCAGGTGGTCGAGGGCCGGCTCGGCGCGCCCGGGCCCTCCAGCCGCCGGGTCGTGGTCGCCAAGCCCATGTCGTTCATGAATCTGTCCGGCGGCCCGACGGCCGCGCTGCGCGACTTCTACAAAGTGCCCGCCGACCGGGTGATCGCCGTCCACGACGAGCTGGACATCGACTACGGGACGCTGCGGCTGAAGCTCGGCGGCGGCGACAACGGCCACAACGGCCTGAAGTCGATCACCAAGGCCCTGGGCCCGGACTACTGCCGGGTGCGGTTCGGCATCGGCCGGCCGCCGGGCCGGATGCAGGTGGCGGACTTCGTGCTCAAGGACTTCTCGTCCACCGAGCGCAAGGAGCTCGACTACCAGGTGGACCGGGCCGCGGACGCCGTGGAGGCGCTGATCGTGGACGGCCTGGAGCGGGCGCAGAACACGTACAACATCTGA
- a CDS encoding glycosyltransferase codes for MKILFVGGNGAGTLFPLVPLAQATRNAGHEVFMTGCEPVVPLILDAGLPAFAVTPGTVADFRIPPLGNTAPVSETGLDSLISIGRMFGRFAADCLGRLRELVDGWRPDLVVGGVLAYAAPLVAQYARVPYVRLGTEMGEPLVVTLAATIELGGELERAGLTALPAPDLTLSSCPPSVRPVHAPPALPVRHVPYTSQRTVEPWMHRRDGRPRVLVSAGSRVTPEQDFDILQGLVREVAPLDVDLLIAAPEGVAGKLRLPAGAHAGWIPLDVAGPSCDVMVHHAGGSTTLTGMAHGVPHILLTHIGGLEYPARLEELGAAKLIRAEDDGAETIAAAIGEVLGDPAYRRAAGRLREEVLAMPAPSEVVGRLEELAAKA; via the coding sequence ATGAAGATTCTGTTTGTGGGCGGCAACGGAGCGGGAACGCTCTTCCCCCTCGTCCCGCTCGCGCAGGCGACCCGCAACGCCGGTCATGAGGTCTTCATGACCGGCTGCGAGCCCGTCGTCCCGCTGATCCTGGACGCCGGGCTGCCCGCCTTCGCGGTCACGCCCGGAACCGTGGCCGACTTCCGCATCCCCCCGCTGGGCAACACCGCGCCGGTCTCCGAGACGGGCCTGGATTCCCTGATCTCCATCGGCCGCATGTTCGGCCGCTTCGCCGCAGACTGCCTGGGCAGGCTCCGCGAGCTCGTGGACGGCTGGCGCCCGGACCTGGTGGTGGGCGGGGTGCTGGCGTACGCGGCGCCGCTCGTCGCGCAGTACGCGCGCGTGCCCTACGTCCGCCTCGGCACCGAGATGGGCGAACCCCTGGTCGTCACCCTGGCGGCCACGATCGAGCTCGGCGGCGAGCTGGAGCGGGCTGGCCTGACCGCCCTGCCCGCCCCGGACCTCACGCTCTCCTCCTGCCCGCCGTCCGTGCGCCCCGTACACGCCCCGCCGGCGCTGCCGGTGCGCCACGTCCCGTACACCTCCCAGCGGACCGTCGAGCCGTGGATGCACCGGCGCGACGGCCGGCCGCGCGTCCTGGTGAGCGCGGGCAGCCGGGTGACGCCCGAGCAGGACTTCGACATCCTCCAGGGCCTGGTGCGCGAGGTCGCCCCGCTGGACGTCGACCTGCTGATCGCGGCGCCGGAGGGGGTCGCGGGCAAGCTGCGGCTGCCGGCGGGGGCGCACGCGGGCTGGATCCCGCTCGACGTGGCCGGGCCGTCCTGTGACGTGATGGTGCATCACGCGGGCGGCAGCACGACGCTCACGGGCATGGCCCACGGCGTCCCGCACATCCTGCTGACCCACATCGGCGGCCTGGAGTACCCGGCCCGGCTGGAGGAGCTGGGCGCGGCGAAGCTGATCCGCGCCGAGGACGACGGCGCGGAGACCATCGCGGCCGCGATCGGCGAGGTGCTCGGCGATCCGGCGTACCGGCGGGCCGCGGGACGGCTCCGCGAGGAGGTGCTGGCGATGCCGGCGCCGTCCGAGGTCGTCGGGCGGCTGGAGGAACTGGCCGCGAAGGCCTGA
- a CDS encoding MDR family MFS transporter, with translation MTNTAQPAAASSQGEGGEGDGLTHKAIMTVLVGLMLGLFLGALDLMIIASAMRTIADELHGQTIQAWATTTYLVTSTITTPLLGKFSDIYGRKRIYVMSIVVFLAGSLLCGMAQSMYQLAAFRAIQGIGAGGVMTMAFAMMGDMMTPERRSRYQGYFSMVFGLAGVTGPLLGGFFAGMGHIAGIAGWRWVFLVNLPIGVLALIVVATKFKMPRVRTVQKVDYWGAFALALCLVPLLVVAEQGREWGWGSPLSLAMFALGLIGLVMFVRVESAMGDAAIIPMRLFRTRTFSVINSVNIIVGLGVFGSLLFLPLYLQMVKGMSPTVASLMLLPQTAGTIIASRTLGPVINRSGRFKAFLLLGLSLVTASLFMFGFVGPDTAVWALVAMTTVMGLGIGICFPVTLIALQNGARKEEMGVASAAYMFFREIGGTAGVAIFLSIMFSVVGDKISDAFRAAAGDAGFRAAQSDPQVLADPANTQVLEAAQHGGRGIDLDDSSWLANADERLARPVLEGMADAVNTVYITAGCVMLVALLVAFLLKEKKKEKEETQGAGAVAKGEEPAAAG, from the coding sequence ATGACGAATACCGCGCAGCCGGCCGCCGCGAGTTCCCAGGGCGAGGGGGGCGAGGGGGACGGCCTCACGCACAAAGCCATCATGACCGTACTGGTCGGGCTGATGCTGGGGCTCTTCCTGGGCGCGCTCGACCTCATGATCATCGCCTCGGCGATGCGGACGATCGCCGACGAGCTGCACGGCCAGACGATCCAGGCGTGGGCGACCACGACCTATCTGGTGACGTCGACGATCACGACACCGCTGCTCGGGAAGTTCTCCGACATCTACGGGCGCAAGCGGATCTACGTGATGTCCATCGTCGTCTTCCTGGCGGGTTCGCTGCTGTGCGGCATGGCGCAGTCGATGTACCAGCTGGCGGCCTTCCGGGCGATCCAGGGCATCGGCGCGGGCGGCGTGATGACCATGGCGTTCGCGATGATGGGCGACATGATGACGCCCGAGCGGCGCAGCCGCTACCAGGGCTACTTCTCGATGGTGTTCGGCCTGGCCGGGGTGACGGGCCCGCTGCTGGGCGGCTTCTTCGCCGGCATGGGACACATAGCGGGCATCGCCGGCTGGCGCTGGGTGTTCCTGGTGAACCTGCCGATCGGCGTGCTGGCACTGATCGTCGTCGCGACGAAGTTCAAGATGCCGCGGGTGCGCACCGTCCAGAAGGTGGACTACTGGGGCGCGTTCGCCCTTGCCCTGTGCCTGGTGCCGCTGCTGGTGGTGGCGGAGCAGGGCCGCGAGTGGGGCTGGGGATCGCCGCTGTCGCTCGCGATGTTCGCACTGGGGCTGATCGGGCTGGTGATGTTCGTACGGGTGGAATCGGCGATGGGCGATGCGGCGATCATCCCGATGCGGCTGTTCCGCACCCGGACCTTCTCGGTGATCAATTCGGTGAACATCATCGTGGGCCTGGGCGTCTTCGGTTCGCTGCTCTTCCTGCCGCTGTACCTGCAGATGGTCAAGGGGATGTCGCCGACGGTCGCGTCGCTGATGCTGCTGCCGCAAACGGCAGGCACGATCATCGCGAGCCGCACCCTCGGGCCGGTGATCAACCGCAGCGGGCGGTTCAAGGCGTTCCTGCTGCTGGGCCTGTCCCTGGTGACGGCGTCCCTGTTCATGTTCGGCTTCGTCGGGCCGGACACGGCGGTGTGGGCGCTGGTGGCGATGACGACGGTCATGGGCCTGGGCATCGGCATCTGCTTCCCGGTGACGCTGATCGCGCTGCAGAACGGGGCGCGCAAGGAGGAGATGGGCGTGGCCAGCGCCGCGTACATGTTCTTCCGGGAGATCGGTGGCACGGCGGGTGTGGCGATCTTCCTGTCGATCATGTTCTCGGTGGTGGGCGACAAGATCTCCGACGCCTTCCGCGCCGCGGCCGGGGACGCCGGCTTCCGGGCGGCGCAGAGCGATCCGCAGGTGCTCGCCGACCCCGCCAACACCCAGGTGCTGGAGGCCGCGCAGCACGGCGGCCGGGGTATCGACCTCGACGACTCGTCCTGGCTGGCGAACGCCGACGAGCGGCTGGCCCGCCCGGTCCTGGAAGGCATGGCCGATGCGGTGAACACGGTCTACATCACGGCGGGCTGCGTGATGCTCGTGGCACTCCTCGTGGCCTTCCTCCTGAAGGAGAAGAAGAAGGAGAAGGAGGAGACGCAGGGCGCCGGGGCCGTCGCGAAGGGCGAGGAGCCGGCCGCGGCCGGCTGA
- a CDS encoding class I SAM-dependent DNA methyltransferase gives MYENDRAAEMYDLLYEDKKDYRSEAGQVARLIRAHRPDATALLDVACGTGIHLQAFAELFAHVEGVDLAEPMLAMAARRLPGVPLHAGDMRSFRPERSFDAAVCMFSSIAYMRTAADLDRAVATLAAAVAPGGVVLVEPWWFPESFLEGHVAGHALTRDGRTITRVSHSTRQGDMVRMELHYVLADADGVEHRSEVDLLTLFTREQYEEAFSRAGVKAEYVESEGTGPGFFVGVRG, from the coding sequence ATGTACGAGAACGACCGCGCCGCGGAGATGTACGACCTGCTGTACGAGGACAAGAAGGACTACCGGTCGGAGGCCGGCCAGGTGGCCCGGCTGATCCGGGCGCACCGGCCGGACGCCACCGCCCTGCTGGACGTGGCCTGCGGCACGGGCATCCACCTGCAGGCGTTCGCGGAGCTGTTCGCGCACGTGGAGGGCGTGGATCTGGCGGAGCCGATGCTGGCGATGGCGGCGCGGCGCCTGCCGGGCGTTCCGCTGCACGCCGGCGACATGCGTTCGTTCCGCCCGGAGCGCAGCTTCGACGCCGCCGTCTGCATGTTCAGCTCGATCGCGTACATGCGCACGGCCGCGGACCTGGACCGGGCCGTCGCGACACTGGCGGCCGCGGTGGCGCCCGGCGGTGTCGTCCTGGTGGAGCCGTGGTGGTTCCCGGAGTCGTTCCTGGAGGGGCACGTGGCCGGCCATGCGCTCACCCGTGACGGCCGCACCATCACCCGCGTCTCGCACTCCACCCGGCAGGGCGACATGGTGCGCATGGAGCTCCACTACGTCCTGGCGGACGCCGACGGCGTGGAGCACCGCAGCGAGGTCGACCTGCTGACGCTGTTCACCCGCGAGCAGTACGAGGAGGCCTTCTCCCGGGCCGGGGTGAAGGCGGAGTACGTGGAGTCCGAGGGGACGGGGCCGGGCTTCTTCGTGGGCGTGCGCGGCTAG